A stretch of Pyrenophora tritici-repentis strain M4 chromosome 7, whole genome shotgun sequence DNA encodes these proteins:
- a CDS encoding FabG, Dehydrogenase with different specificities (related to short-chain alcohol dehydrogenase), with protein MVPVPQATELKDLFSLKGKVVIVTGASGPTGIGTEAARGCAEFGADLAITYNSRAEGAEKNAKEMSEKYGVKVKAYKCQVNDYAQCEKLVQDVIKDFGKVDVFIANAGKTADNGILEASVEQWKEVIETDLTGTYNCARAVGFHFRERKTGSLVITSSMSGHIANFPQEQTSYNVAKAGCIHLAKSLANEWRDFARVNSISPGYIDTGLSDFVPQDIQKLWHSMIPMGRDAKATELKGAYLFFASDASSYCTGSDLLIDGGYCTR; from the exons ATGGTTCCCGTTCCCCAAGCAACCGAGCTCAAGGACCTTTTCAGCCTCAAGGGCAAGGTCGTCATCGTCACCGGTGCCTCTGGCCCTACCGGTATTGGCACAGAGGCTGCCCGAGGATGCGCTGAGTTCGGCGCCGACCTCGCCATCACCTACAACTCTCGCGCCGAGGGCGCCGAGAAGAATGCAAAGGAGATGAGCGAGAAGTACGGCGTGAAGGTCAAGGCCTACAAGTGCCAGGTCAACGACTACGCTCAgtgcgagaagctcgtccAGGACGTCATCAAGGACTTCGGCAAGGTCGATGTCTTCATTGCCAACGCTGGCAAGACTGCCGACAACGGTATCCTTGAGGCTTCCGTCGAGCAATGGAAGGAGGTCATCGAGACCGACTTGACCGGTACCTACAACTGCGCACGTGCCGTTGGTTTCCACTTCCGCGAGCGCAAGACCGGATCTCTCGTCATCACCTCCTCCATGTCCGGCCACATTGCCAACTTCCCCCAGGAGCAGACCTCATACAACGTCGCAAAGGCTGGATGCATACACTTGGCCAAGTCGCTTGCCAACGAGTGGAGGGACTTTGCCCGTGTCAACTCCATCTCCCCTGGATACATTGACACTGGCCTCTCCGACTTCGTTCCCCAGGACATCCAGAAGCTGTGGCACTCCATGATCCCCATGGGCCGTGACGCCAAGGCCACCGAGCTCAAGGGTGCTTACCTCTTCTTCGCATCTGATGCCTCATCTTACTGCACT GGTTCCGATCTCCTCATCGACGGTGGTTACTGCACCAGGTAA